The genomic region GCGTCCGCGATGACCTTCGGGTCGTCGTAGAAGGTGGTGGCCTTCACGATGGCGGCGGCACGCTTGGCCGGGTCGCCGGACTTGAAGATGCCGGAGCCGACGAAGACGCCCTCGGCGCCGAGCTGGCGCATCAGCGCGGCGTCGGCCGGGGTGGCCACACCACCGGCGGAGAAGAGGACCACGGGCAGCTTGCCGAGCTCGGCGACCTCCTTGACCAGCTCGTAGGGGGCGCGCAGGTCCTTCGCCGCGGCGTACAGCTCGTTGTTGTCGTAGCCGCGCAGCCGGGCGATCTCGTTCTTGATCTGGCGGAGGTGGCGGACGGCCTCGACGACGTTTCCGGTGCCGGCCTCGCCCTTGGAGCGGATCATGGCCGCGCCCTCGGCGATCCGGCGCAGCGCCTCACCGAGGTTGGTGGCACCGCAGACGAACGGGGTGGTGAAGGCGAACTTGTCGCTGTGGTTGACCTCGTCGGCCGGGGTGAGGACCTCGGACTCGTCGATGTAGTCCACACCCAGCGACTGGAGCACCTGGGCCTCGACGAAGTGGCCGATCCGCGACTTGGCCATGACGGGGATGGAGACGGCCCCGATGATCTCCTCGATCATGTTGGGGTCGGACATCCGGGCCACGCCGCCGTCCTTGCGGATGTCCGCGGGCACCCGCTCCAGCGCCATGACGGCGACGGCGCCCGCGTCCTCGGCGATCTTCGCCTGCTCGGCGTCGACCACGTCCATGATCACGCCGCCCTTGAGCTGCTCGGCCATGCCTCGCTTGACGCGGGCGGTACCGGTCGCCGGGGTTGCGGCGGTCTGGGAAGTGGTGGGAAGCGTGCTGGACACGGGTGACCTCGCTCAGGGGGAAGAGGGTTCTTGCACCTCTGAGAAAACTCCTGCGGACCAGTCCACTGCAAGGGCCAATGAGTAGCCGGTGGATCGTTCTCGCCGCGGTGCGGCCTGTCGGTACCGCTCCGCTCGTGCGTTCCTTGCCGGACACCCCGGGCCGGCGAGGACCGCCCCGACCGGCCTACGTCCCGGGC from Streptomyces sp. NBC_01267 harbors:
- the pdxS gene encoding pyridoxal 5'-phosphate synthase lyase subunit PdxS, which gives rise to MSSTLPTTSQTAATPATGTARVKRGMAEQLKGGVIMDVVDAEQAKIAEDAGAVAVMALERVPADIRKDGGVARMSDPNMIEEIIGAVSIPVMAKSRIGHFVEAQVLQSLGVDYIDESEVLTPADEVNHSDKFAFTTPFVCGATNLGEALRRIAEGAAMIRSKGEAGTGNVVEAVRHLRQIKNEIARLRGYDNNELYAAAKDLRAPYELVKEVAELGKLPVVLFSAGGVATPADAALMRQLGAEGVFVGSGIFKSGDPAKRAAAIVKATTFYDDPKVIADASRNLGEAMVGINCDTLPETERYANRGW